gcagtcttgaagaaaacatccttcatatgcggccgatcagcgtacctcgagtcgctgttgcccgttccatagcaacaatgtttaaaaaccatggtcttagatttggaaaaagcagtcgtttaccgagtaaaaccaagggtaacgcacgtctctttcacagcgaaacaacggcggactatgcaagcttgccctactgcgtaccacgtgatgtgacgtcatcgtgacgttacgtttctaaaaatagctcgctcgcggtaccgcattgcaagtgcggtatttcccccacagaccaccagggcggccgagaaaacctttgttcgacctgaaatgactcatttaatcatccaaaacggtatggaacacattaattaactgaaaaatgttgcatagcatgcctttaaaagacaaaaaccgAGGGGAGATTAGACATCCAGCGATAGACCAAACGTGACAGGAGTGCGTTCTCTCGTCATGTCGCAGAGCGCCACCACGTCCCTGTGCTCGCTGCGCggcagccagcagcagctgagGAGGGAAGGCAGAGAGCTGGTGGACTTCTTCTGCGAGGACAGGGACACGTTCAGGCTGGACGACTGCTTCTGCGTCTTCCACACCTTCTGCACCAGATTCACCAATGCCGTCAAGGTTTGTTCGCAGAAAAACACCAGGACCGGTCTAAAAATTGGGTAAAAAATCgggttttttacttttacattctGTGGGAAAGTGTGGAAAACGGGCCAAATTAAGCAGCTTTTCCAACATTGTTTGGTAAcgagtgtttttttcttcttctggctCTTAAAGGAGAACAAGGAGCGGGAGGCAAAGGAAGCCGCTCGTCAGCGGATGCGcgaggaggagctgaagagacACTCCTGGTCTGGAGGCGAGGAGGTAAGGATCCCACTGAGGGAGGCTGACACCCACCCAGTCCCGGCCTGCCACTGAATCCTCGCTCTCTGATCCTGTCGTAGGTGCGTGGAGCCTTCGGGGGGCGCTGCAGCAGCGAGACGGACATGTCGGCGTGGGCGTCCAGAGACGAGGCGGGGTTCCTGCTGGACCTCCTGACTCCCAGGTCACAGCCCCGCTCCCCTCTGAACTCCGGCCGCTTCGCCCGGACGCGCTCGGGGAACTCCCAGCGAAGCCGCAACTCTCCGTCCAGCTCGCCGTCTCTCGCCGCAGAGCGGGAGCTGAGCGCGCTGCTGACCACGTCCGGCGAGCTCAAGGTGCCTCGACAGAGAGGAAAGGAGGACACCAGGAAGCCGGTAAAACCCGAGCCTCAGGGTTCTGGACCCGCCGGGGTCTCGGCTTCTAGCCCGGCGGTCTCACAGACTCATCCAGAGACTTCCTCCAGCAGGAAGCACGAAAACGCCAACAGCATGGACTCCGCTTACCTCAAAGCTTACCATAAAGACGTCAGCGCAGCAAGTGACGGAGACGAGGTTCCGGTCAAATCTACCTCGGGTTCTTCACAGCAGCGATCTGAGCTCAGCAGCCAGGAAGAACGTCCAGACGATCCGGCCGAGTCTTGTTTGACGATCAAGACGTCAAACAAGGGGCAGAGCGCCGCGGCTGCTGCAGGAAgcctgtctgtgtctgtggaGACGTGCACTCTGGTGGCTGAGCTGAAAGGCTTTGACAGTACCGACACCCATCAACCCGACGACGCAATGATCACAGGTCTGGAAGATCTGGAAGCGGAGGGAGCGGACAGAGTGCATAAAAACTCCCTGGAGACCGAGAAGACGTCCTCCTCGGCGCAAGAGGAGAACACCAAGGAGCCGGAGGTCAAGGTGATCGTCTGGTGTGTGACCGGTGTGTGCGAAGCAGCCGGTGAAAACGTTCGTCCACGCACGGAGAAGGATGAAAACCGTCAGCCGTCCTCTGCAGCGGCCGACCGGGACCGCGCCGACGCTCAAACAGCCACAGAGGACGTCCCCATCAGCAGCCAGCCGGTGCCCGCCTCCCGCGGCGGCGACGCCTCGATGCACGTCTCTTCGCCCGGACCGCACCCTGTGAAACCTGCAGCAGAGGGCCTGGAGCCGGCGCCGGCCTGTGAAGACCCCGCGTCAGCCGGTCCAGATGCCACTCGGACCGCAGAGGCACCGGAGAAACGGGACGAAGGGACCGATCTGGTGTCGGAGGCGGAGGACTACACCGATCAGAGGACGCCTGTGGGGCCTCGATCAGAGCAAACCAAGAAGACTTTGAGGCAGAGGACGGTAGAAGGTTCTTCCCCTGGGGGAAAAACCAAACCACCAACCTCGACCGCTTCCAGCTCCACCAAGAAGCTCCTGAACTCCAGAACCGGAAGCGCTGGGGCGACCCAGTCCAAAGGGACCTCTACGGGCGGCAGATCCATCCGCACTCTCACCGGCTCCGAGAACCAGAGCATGAGGCGGGTTGTGCCCATCACAAGGAGTATCCCAGGTTCTTGGCCCAGAGACAGAACCGCTGAAAAGCCCGCGGCGTCCACAAGGAGCTCCTCCAGAACCGTGGCGCACAGTAACCCTAACGGCTCCTCCGTCCGTCGAGGGGAGAGACCCGGAGCGGCTCCGTCGTCCCAACGCTCGGGCTCCGCCAAGACCCCACAGTCCAAAGAGCCCAGAGAGCAGAACCAGGACCTGCAGGGTAGGCCGTCCGTCCGTAAAGCCGCGGTGAAGCCCAGAACCCAAACGGAGGAGAAAATGTGTCTCTCCAAGCTTCGAGCGCTCAACCAGGTGGGAGGAGGTGGCAGGGGGGGCAGCGTCAGCGCTCCTGTCACGCCCCTGCACAAATCCAGAACCCCTCCGTCGTCGGCGCTCCCCGGTTTTGCCAGAAACACGGCATCGTCGTCTTTCAGGAGGACCAAACCTCCTCTGGCCGCCTCTTCCCTTAAATCCTCCCCCaagacctcctcctcctcctcggctcCCTCAGctgcctcttcctcctctgtctccaagacagcctcctcctcctgcagatCGACAGATCTCCCCAACGCGTCCTCCTCGTCCCCTCCGAGGAAGACTCAGAGCACCAGATCCTCGGCTCCGTCTCCACCTCGCGCCTCCCTGGCTCCCCCTAAAGGCCACAAACGGAACGACAGCCTCTCCGACAAGTCGACCCACTCCAGAGACTGGAGCAAGGCCAGCAGGCCGAGCTGGAGATAGCAGGACCAAAAGGTTTCTGGGGGTGggatcactgagctatattatacactggagtgctaatagccgtctgttagaacgagtcgctttgaagccaccagccgccatattggtactccctatttccccccagtatctagggaatatgtgcgctacagcatcgaataacgaggattttctcatgttcagggggggcttaaaacttttaaaatgtcaaatgccatatacttttatgttatgttctaaaaatatcaagtactgagaaagtccatccatccatccattttccaaaccgcttaatccctcatggggtcgcgggggtgctggtgcctatctccagcgttcactgagaaagtcatgtgctgaaatatttagcattttattcatttaaatatatgtatataacatttataaatatataaacaatatacaaaaacatatatttacatatgtgtatacatatatatacacatatatacatacacacatacttatatatgtatatttaatatgaataacgtaaaatatttcagcacctaatttcctagtagttgatagtgttagtacatccactgactgtagaattacctgtgaaacgttttcacacagccaaaaaactgcttgttgttgcaaccaaatcctatgggattctgtgagagtagggagtagcaagatggcggccagtgacttcagtttttcggcaaaatcagcactccagtgtataatatagctcagtgggtggGATGAAGCTCGAAGTGAACCCGAAACCAAAACACTGACCTTGTTCTGTCTCTGTCGGGTCGAGGACCTTCAGCGTGGAACTAATTATGGATCCTCTAGGCTTGTTGGTGGTAAAGGGAGACATTAACAACACTAAAAGACGTTCTTTCCACAATCGGTACTAATGGTGTGCTTTAAACGTCCACAGAGGCCACATCCTCCAGGGAGGAGGACTGAGCTGTTGTCCAGGTTTCATGTATGCGTCACACATTATTGGGGCGGCACGGTGGGCCAGTCAGGAGTgtctgcagcaagaaggtcttgggttcCAATCCCCGCCCTATAGGGtccttctgcatggagtttgcatgttcccc
The DNA window shown above is from Fundulus heteroclitus isolate FHET01 chromosome 14, MU-UCD_Fhet_4.1, whole genome shotgun sequence and carries:
- the LOC105919280 gene encoding FH2 domain-containing protein 1 → MLSWLPVSLVTPQSVTKLPATPPVQSAVAMHVMGSVSPANNIEGLSFHEDVAVAEAMSPPSSLRFAHSSKNGPTSLNNPPPPPPPAAPLPPPPPPPPPLLPTAPGGHPDGLKKKKRVRSFFWKTIPAEQVKGRANLWTQGQVQQDFQIDVETIEELFTQNDGPPASTASLIRGGKARVSFREAKDEVSILDSKRALNIAIFLKQFKRSNQALVDDIHHGNSESLGAEHLRELLKLLPEKEEVKKLRAYRGDVSQLSLADSFVYLLTQLPSYSVRVESMLLKEEFPASCEAMKQGFKTLRSAAKELMCCKELHAVLHLVLQAGNILNAGGSAGNAVGFKLSSLLSLADTKSNKPGMNLLHIVALEAQKKDEKLLEFPLKLSNIQAASRISVETLDAELKLLTSRTRSVEESIQKDTELLQQLDGFLQSATTSLCSLRGSQQQLRREGRELVDFFCEDRDTFRLDDCFCVFHTFCTRFTNAVKENKEREAKEAARQRMREEELKRHSWSGGEEVRGAFGGRCSSETDMSAWASRDEAGFLLDLLTPRSQPRSPLNSGRFARTRSGNSQRSRNSPSSSPSLAAERELSALLTTSGELKVPRQRGKEDTRKPVKPEPQGSGPAGVSASSPAVSQTHPETSSSRKHENANSMDSAYLKAYHKDVSAASDGDEVPVKSTSGSSQQRSELSSQEERPDDPAESCLTIKTSNKGQSAAAAAGSLSVSVETCTLVAELKGFDSTDTHQPDDAMITGLEDLEAEGADRVHKNSLETEKTSSSAQEENTKEPEVKVIVWCVTGVCEAAGENVRPRTEKDENRQPSSAAADRDRADAQTATEDVPISSQPVPASRGGDASMHVSSPGPHPVKPAAEGLEPAPACEDPASAGPDATRTAEAPEKRDEGTDLVSEAEDYTDQRTPVGPRSEQTKKTLRQRTVEGSSPGGKTKPPTSTASSSTKKLLNSRTGSAGATQSKGTSTGGRSIRTLTGSENQSMRRVVPITRSIPGSWPRDRTAEKPAASTRSSSRTVAHSNPNGSSVRRGERPGAAPSSQRSGSAKTPQSKEPREQNQDLQGRPSVRKAAVKPRTQTEEKMCLSKLRALNQVGGGGRGGSVSAPVTPLHKSRTPPSSALPGFARNTASSSFRRTKPPLAASSLKSSPKTSSSSSAPSAASSSSVSKTASSSCRSTDLPNASSSSPPRKTQSTRSSAPSPPRASLAPPKGHKRNDSLSDKSTHSRDWSKASRPSWR